The following proteins are co-located in the Conyzicola lurida genome:
- a CDS encoding NUDIX domain-containing protein, translating into MSNVPPPFPGVRDSGDAWVYGPDGSRFWGRYGAAGLLVWHPVAGVLLQHRIAWSHHGGTWGLPGGALKEGESAVDGALREANEEAGVPADLLEVLFSSVLELGFWRYTTVATRAREEFLPVIGDAESEALAWVALDEVENLELHPGFAAAWPELRSRLR; encoded by the coding sequence ATGAGTAACGTGCCGCCGCCGTTCCCGGGCGTGCGCGACAGCGGGGACGCGTGGGTCTACGGTCCCGACGGTTCGCGCTTCTGGGGCCGCTACGGCGCGGCCGGCCTGCTCGTCTGGCACCCGGTCGCGGGCGTGCTACTGCAGCACCGCATCGCGTGGAGCCACCATGGGGGAACGTGGGGCTTGCCGGGCGGAGCGCTCAAGGAGGGCGAGTCGGCCGTCGACGGTGCGCTGCGCGAGGCGAACGAGGAAGCGGGGGTGCCCGCGGACCTGCTCGAGGTACTTTTTTCGTCCGTGTTGGAGCTCGGTTTCTGGCGCTACACGACCGTCGCGACGCGCGCCCGCGAAGAATTTTTGCCGGTCATCGGCGATGCGGAAAGCGAGGCCCTGGCCTGGGTCGCGCTCGACGAGGTAGAAAATCTGGAACTTCATCCCGGCTTTGCGGCCGCGTGGCCTGAACTACGTTCTCGGCTGCGCTAA
- a CDS encoding nucleotide pyrophosphohydrolase — translation MTDPLVRDALRAFVAEREWAQFHTPENLAKSISIEAAELLECFQWNADADTDAVKEELADVLTYCLLLADRLGVDPDQIVLDKLELTRTKYPADRARGRSTKYDAL, via the coding sequence ATGACCGATCCTCTAGTCCGTGACGCGCTTCGCGCTTTTGTCGCTGAACGCGAGTGGGCACAGTTCCACACTCCGGAGAATCTTGCGAAAAGCATTTCGATCGAGGCTGCCGAGTTGCTCGAATGTTTCCAGTGGAACGCAGACGCGGACACGGATGCCGTGAAGGAGGAGTTGGCTGACGTTCTCACATACTGCCTGCTTCTCGCCGATCGACTCGGCGTCGACCCCGACCAGATCGTGCTCGACAAGCTCGAGCTGACACGGACGAAATATCCGGCGGATAGAGCGCGGGGACGCAGTACAAAATATGACGCCCTTTGA
- a CDS encoding alpha/beta hydrolase family esterase, with protein MTSRGTTRLASLSALLVAGLVLSGCASTFAAAEDTTVDEVDTSDIHTLEIDGVNRNYIAHVPDGAAIGAPLTLPVLVVLHGAGSNAHKMETATGLSDLATADNFIVVYPSGTQAADIPDQRAWNAEGCCGLPVRAGVDDVEFITAVLDDVEEQYAVDTSRIFVAGFSNGGMMTYRLSCELGDRIAGIAVVAGAFNLTGCESDAATDALIVHGTGDLTVPYLGGPTNPRTAARFGQWTNASFATARATWIERDGCEETPETEVSAPVTIETFTDCDDDTKLEAVTIADGTHVWPLSPTGGFDASQAVVSFFGLGDE; from the coding sequence ATGACATCCCGCGGCACGACCCGACTCGCGTCGCTGTCTGCGCTCCTCGTCGCCGGCCTCGTGCTGAGCGGCTGCGCATCGACGTTCGCGGCCGCGGAGGACACCACGGTCGACGAGGTCGACACCTCCGACATCCACACGCTTGAAATCGACGGCGTCAACCGCAACTACATCGCCCACGTGCCCGACGGCGCCGCGATCGGTGCCCCGCTCACCCTGCCGGTGCTCGTCGTGCTGCACGGTGCAGGCAGCAACGCGCACAAGATGGAGACCGCCACCGGTCTCTCGGACCTGGCGACCGCCGACAACTTCATCGTCGTCTACCCGAGCGGTACGCAGGCCGCCGACATCCCCGACCAGCGGGCCTGGAACGCGGAGGGCTGCTGCGGGCTGCCGGTGCGCGCGGGCGTCGACGACGTCGAGTTCATCACCGCGGTGCTCGACGACGTCGAAGAGCAGTACGCCGTCGACACGTCGCGCATCTTCGTCGCGGGCTTCTCCAACGGCGGCATGATGACGTACCGGCTCTCCTGCGAGCTCGGCGACCGCATCGCGGGCATCGCTGTCGTGGCGGGCGCCTTTAATCTGACGGGCTGTGAGTCGGATGCCGCGACGGACGCTCTCATCGTGCATGGCACGGGCGACCTGACCGTGCCGTATCTGGGCGGGCCGACGAACCCGCGCACCGCCGCGCGCTTCGGCCAGTGGACCAACGCGTCGTTCGCGACCGCCCGCGCGACCTGGATCGAGCGCGACGGCTGCGAGGAGACCCCCGAGACCGAGGTGAGCGCGCCCGTGACGATCGAGACGTTCACCGACTGCGACGACGACACGAAACTCGAGGCTGTGACTATCGCCGATGGAACCCACGTCTGGCCCCTCTCGCCCACGGGCGGATTCGACGCCTCGCAGGCGGTCGTCTCGTTCTTCGGACTCGGCGATGAGTAA
- a CDS encoding GTP pyrophosphokinase: MAAASSPSASQVYEAYRKDVQSYINAADEFRKIIERVLSASDVGGTVSARHKDPVELYNKQRKKGYSNPWIDCPDLAGARVIVPIVTDKQVVVDALKASAELEIFEIEDQRTDASPDALRYAGLHVHLRAPGVEDCRGRAIRCEVQIRTAAEDSWAQTEHKYIYKKSSKLSAETRRVFSRLLVLIELFDQELAKGVDMVKLEPSFGQFSLAQHLSAEFQSLTGLPGNSDLTLENVEHVHVAGGHTIEELRETVDKFLGSNRASLEELLDKHGPRSEGFDIDSDWITSQPEVILLLALLDDDEYQLHNALDGSDLFTFVEPLAIWSDHPGFLRA; the protein is encoded by the coding sequence ATGGCAGCCGCTAGCAGCCCCAGCGCAAGCCAGGTTTACGAGGCGTATCGCAAAGACGTTCAGTCCTACATAAACGCGGCGGATGAATTCAGAAAGATCATCGAGAGAGTCCTAAGCGCTTCTGACGTTGGCGGAACTGTTTCAGCTCGTCATAAAGATCCGGTCGAGCTCTATAACAAACAACGAAAAAAGGGGTATTCCAACCCCTGGATAGATTGTCCCGACCTCGCCGGCGCCCGAGTGATCGTGCCGATAGTTACCGACAAACAAGTGGTAGTAGACGCCCTGAAAGCATCGGCCGAACTCGAGATATTCGAGATCGAGGATCAGCGCACGGACGCTTCCCCCGACGCGCTTAGATACGCCGGCCTACATGTTCACCTCCGTGCACCAGGCGTCGAAGATTGTCGCGGGCGTGCAATACGCTGCGAAGTCCAGATTCGTACTGCAGCGGAGGACAGCTGGGCGCAAACTGAGCACAAGTACATCTACAAGAAGTCGAGCAAGCTTTCTGCTGAAACTCGACGCGTGTTCAGTCGCTTGTTGGTGCTGATAGAGCTATTCGATCAGGAGTTGGCGAAGGGAGTTGACATGGTGAAGCTAGAACCTAGCTTCGGGCAGTTCAGCCTTGCGCAACACTTGAGTGCAGAGTTCCAGTCGCTTACTGGTCTTCCCGGCAATAGTGACTTGACCCTCGAGAACGTCGAGCACGTTCATGTCGCAGGCGGCCACACCATCGAGGAACTGCGCGAGACAGTGGACAAGTTTTTGGGAAGCAATAGGGCCTCGTTGGAAGAGTTGCTCGACAAGCATGGGCCGAGAAGCGAGGGCTTCGACATTGACTCCGATTGGATTACGTCTCAGCCCGAGGTGATCCTGTTGTTGGCGCTATTAGACGACGATGAATATCAGTTACACAACGCACTAGACGGTAGCGACTTATTCACTTTCGTCGAGCCCTTGGCGATCTGGAGTGATCACCCTGGATTTCTGCGAGCCTGA
- a CDS encoding tyrosine-type recombinase/integrase, translated as MLGTSARIGEVLAIRRRDVDITSAVPSIRLAGTIVSRNGEQTFRQDHPKTAKSRRIVALPTFASDAVRRRLANAGRLELDALLFQSRDGTPLTTGNVRRQLRRVLGGAGIAGVTPHMFRRTVATAVNDNASVELAAELLGHTDTRVTVMHYIQRRELVNPETAALLDRAFKRDGD; from the coding sequence ATGTTGGGCACCTCGGCCCGGATCGGAGAGGTGCTCGCGATCCGCCGCCGGGACGTCGACATCACCAGCGCCGTGCCGTCCATCCGTCTCGCCGGGACGATCGTCAGCCGCAACGGCGAACAGACCTTCCGGCAAGACCACCCGAAGACCGCCAAGTCCCGGCGGATCGTGGCGCTTCCCACCTTCGCGTCTGACGCTGTGCGGCGGCGTCTCGCCAACGCCGGCCGCCTCGAGCTGGACGCGCTGCTGTTCCAGTCGCGGGACGGCACGCCGCTGACCACCGGGAACGTGCGCCGCCAGTTGCGCCGGGTGCTCGGGGGAGCGGGGATTGCCGGTGTGACCCCGCACATGTTCCGCCGCACGGTCGCGACAGCGGTCAACGACAACGCCAGCGTGGAGCTCGCGGCAGAGCTGCTCGGACACACGGACACGAGGGTCACGGTGATGCACTACATCCAGCGCAGGGAGCTGGTGAACCCGGAGACCGCGGCGCTGCTAGACCGGGCGTTCAAGAGGGACGGGGACTAA
- a CDS encoding SseB family protein: protein MSDHHDHHRPTPGGGGVDSAGTPWEGRHFEPNTSADDDGSAPERLIEALRRFSSRELGEADVVDALRDSRLLIPLVAHLGEAGQNEHGQLVDKTQELSIITVSGPDGRNVLPVFTSVDAMSHWNPKARPVPATAVRVALAAANEQTDLVVLDPTSPTEFVIRRPALWAIAQSLPWTPSFLDEEVLDAFADAASGEPAVRSVALASGDPDSRLAGPELVVQLALADGLSKEDLSAVVGRMQAKWVESETISLRVDSMRVQLVSAS, encoded by the coding sequence ATGTCTGACCACCACGACCACCACCGCCCCACACCGGGCGGTGGGGGAGTCGACTCCGCCGGCACGCCGTGGGAGGGTCGCCACTTCGAACCGAACACCAGCGCCGACGACGACGGCTCCGCCCCCGAACGCCTGATCGAGGCGCTGCGCCGGTTCTCGAGCCGCGAGCTCGGCGAGGCCGACGTCGTCGACGCGCTGCGCGACTCGCGCCTGCTCATCCCGCTCGTCGCCCACCTGGGCGAGGCGGGCCAGAACGAGCACGGCCAGCTCGTCGACAAGACCCAGGAACTGTCGATCATCACTGTCTCCGGCCCCGACGGCCGCAACGTGCTGCCGGTGTTCACCTCGGTCGACGCGATGAGCCACTGGAACCCGAAGGCCCGCCCCGTGCCCGCGACCGCGGTGCGCGTGGCCCTGGCCGCCGCGAACGAGCAGACCGACCTCGTGGTGCTCGACCCGACCTCGCCGACCGAGTTCGTCATCCGCCGTCCCGCGCTCTGGGCGATCGCGCAGTCCCTGCCGTGGACCCCGAGCTTCCTCGACGAAGAAGTTCTCGATGCTTTCGCGGATGCCGCGTCCGGCGAACCCGCCGTGCGATCGGTCGCGCTGGCCTCGGGCGATCCGGACTCCCGTCTCGCCGGGCCCGAGCTCGTCGTCCAACTCGCGCTGGCCGACGGCCTCAGCAAAGAGGATCTCTCCGCGGTCGTCGGCCGCATGCAGGCGAAGTGGGTCGAGAGCGAGACTATCTCGCTGCGCGTCGACTCGATGCGCGTGCAGCTGGTGAGCGCGTCCTAG
- a CDS encoding nucleoid-associated protein, with translation MSTNFSTLVLKDVMMHQVVRNSGSSGPRFSLQITDMPVVLSGPNRSFLEQRFIKALSQRALPIVEDKQVGSPTPDRVRAFWSDRDDLVVTSQGMAEDLAQLQPGTALAGLLVLAEVQLSSGPALLVAKVEHQDAMRIEAQVNENGERIFSIERLKELVFGDAARIYKIAILSKAASAAGLVSGEVVDDQNSGFAAYFLGKFMGMKLREEPAVLTQHFLERMTTAINKSSLVSEARLDLQSALVAEVASNARQLDPQSFIQNHVPQGAQSEIAAIAADLHVPLVVFPKDTTRVQSQLKRLRLDLSNDIHVIAPPEAVGDGKAVQIIAGEGDEEGTDTVVITGGKLVKVKGNGSR, from the coding sequence ATGTCTACCAATTTCAGCACACTCGTCCTTAAGGACGTGATGATGCACCAAGTAGTCCGCAATTCGGGGTCATCTGGACCGCGTTTTTCCTTGCAAATCACGGACATGCCTGTTGTATTGTCCGGACCCAATCGATCGTTTCTTGAGCAACGTTTCATAAAAGCTCTTTCTCAGAGGGCTCTTCCAATTGTCGAAGACAAACAAGTCGGTTCGCCAACGCCGGACCGAGTACGAGCCTTTTGGAGCGACCGTGACGACCTAGTGGTGACGTCACAAGGTATGGCGGAGGATCTGGCGCAGCTTCAACCCGGAACGGCGCTGGCTGGCCTCCTTGTGCTCGCAGAGGTCCAGCTGAGCTCCGGACCGGCTCTACTCGTTGCGAAGGTTGAACACCAAGACGCCATGCGAATCGAAGCGCAAGTAAATGAGAATGGCGAGCGAATCTTCTCGATAGAGCGTCTCAAGGAACTTGTTTTTGGCGACGCCGCTCGCATCTACAAGATCGCGATTCTTTCGAAAGCAGCTTCCGCTGCGGGCCTTGTCTCTGGCGAAGTCGTTGACGATCAAAATAGCGGTTTCGCGGCGTATTTCTTGGGCAAGTTCATGGGCATGAAGCTGCGCGAAGAGCCTGCTGTGCTTACGCAACACTTCTTGGAGCGAATGACGACTGCCATCAATAAGAGTTCGCTCGTCTCTGAAGCTCGGCTGGACCTCCAGTCGGCGTTAGTTGCGGAAGTCGCGTCAAACGCTCGTCAGCTAGATCCCCAGTCGTTCATCCAGAACCACGTGCCGCAAGGCGCGCAAAGCGAAATCGCAGCGATTGCCGCGGACCTCCACGTGCCACTAGTTGTGTTCCCCAAAGACACAACACGGGTCCAGTCCCAGTTGAAACGCTTGCGTCTAGATTTGTCCAACGACATTCACGTGATTGCGCCTCCAGAAGCCGTCGGGGATGGCAAGGCCGTCCAGATTATCGCGGGAGAAGGGGATGAGGAAGGAACAGACACCGTCGTCATAACAGGCGGCAAACTAGTGAAAGTAAAAGGAAATGGCAGCCGCTAG